The Novipirellula aureliae DNA window TGTGGTCCCTCGGTTCAGGCCCCAGCGATCGTTTCGCTGATGTTTCTGCCCAGCCGATTGGTTTCGTTCAATCTCGTGTTGTCGCAGAAGTCTTGACGACCTCCGTTACGTTTTTTGTTAGCGCTTAGTTACTGTAGCCGTTCAGAGCTGCTTGGATGGTGGATTCCATGGACTCGTGCAGAGCGGTCGTGCCACGCAAATTACGGCGGCGTTTCTTGCTCAATCCTTTTGCCAAGTGGCTCGTGCCGCTTTGACGGTGCATTGCTTTACCTGTAGCCGACAAGCGGAAGCGTTTTTTCGTTCCCTTGTGTGTTTTTACCTTCGTGCCCATTGAATTATCCGATTGGCTCGTTGTATTGAAAAGTAAATCTTAACGTGTTGTGTTGCTTTGAAATCAACTGTCTGCTGCCCTTGCCGTACTTATCGGGCCTGCGGAAGGGGAGAATCTTAACGAATCTGTCAAGTTTGGGAAAGTCCTACCGAGAAAAACGTTGGCGGAGCACTTCGTTCATTTCGTCGGTCGCCTCGGAAACGGCGTCTTGCCAGCGACGATCACCGTATTTTTCGGCATATGGTGCTCGTCGGTGGGCGAAAATGAGGTTCCTGGAGTTGTTCACGATCGCACCGCTGCCGTCGCTATCGAACCCCGCCAGCACATCTTTGGCACTTCCCCCTTGGGCTCCAAAGCCAGGAATCAGGATCCAACTATGCGGCATCGCCTTCCGCATTGCTGCTAATTGTTCGGGGTAAGTGGCCCCGACAACCGCTCCAACTGGCCCATAGCCGCTCTGCCCAATTCGATCCTGGTTCAATTCGGTAACCAATTGGGCGACTCGTTCGTAAACGGTTTGCCCATCGGTAGCACGGTCTTGCAACAACCCACCGCCAGGGTTGGATGTCTTGACCAGCACAAAAATGCCGGCTGCACGGCGGTCGCAAACCTCGACAAACGGTTCCAAGCTATCCCGTCCTAGATAAGGACTCACCGTCAATGAATCGCAACCCCATGGACTGGTCTCTCCCGCTCCTAGATAGGCCTGAGCGTAAGCGGTCGCGGTGCTGCCGATATCGTTTCGTTTTGCGTCGCCAATCACCAACAGTCCCGCAGCCGACGCGTAACGAAAAACTTCGCCAAGGGCCACCATCCCAGCAGGCCCGAGCTGCTCGAAGAAAGCCGCTTGAGGCTTGACACAGGCAACACGATCCTTGACGACGTCAATGATCTCGCAGCAAAACTGGCTATAGGCCGCCGCTTGAGCGTCAGCAGCTCCACTATCGGCAAGTTTCTGTAGCGACTCAGGCAACTGGTCGAGCCTCGGGTCAAGTCCAACGCAAGTGACCGAATGGGTGCGGCGAACGGCGTCGGCAAGACGATCGGCAAAGGGAATCGATTCGGATGAGTTCATAACGGTCGAGTGATAGTTGTAGGATTGGCTTCGAGCCGGTCATGCTCTGCGGCAAAGGCAAAGCCAGAACGATGACACGCCTTTTGTCTACACTTTCGATCTTTTCGTCAAGCACTCAGCACCCTGTTTGCCTTGCAGCTTGCAGGATTTGGGACGTGCCACTTCTCCGATATCGATGGAGTTTGCAAGTTCAAGGCTGATTGCTTGACCCGTTATAAAATTGTGGCTCTTCAGAAGAATTTGTGGGTGAAAAGGAAGTTGCGGAAGATTTTTTCTTGATGTTTCCTACCCTTTCCCAATCGCATGTTTTTTGACAGTTTCTTTGCTAGAGCTTTGTCAAAATATAGCTTTCGAGTTACGTTTTTTTGTGGCTGTGGCTTCCCAGCCGCAGAACTGGGGCTGGAGGCCACCGTCACGTTATTCCGCATACCGCACCCTCAATGAAAATGGTTGAAGCATGAATCATTTTGCTCGAAGGATAGGGCCGAACAGAGTTTTCCATGATCGTCGATCGTTTTTTGTGGTAGAAATTTTGATGCGTGCGAAACGAATCATTCATGACCAATCTTTTTCTAGCTAATTTGTTGTGCCCCGGCTCTCGCGGAAGATCACTGGACCGATTTTGGACACCCTCGCGATTTTGGTCGACCGTCTTCCTCTTCGATTCCTTCATACCGAACAAAAATCAATGAACTTGGTGAACACGATCCCGCTGTCATCGCTATTCGTTCTGTCGTTGGCGTCGATCCTTCACGCCGCTGGTGGGAAATTAACCGTAACCGTTTCTGACGAGGTGACGGGCCAGCCTACGATCGCCAGGCTGGAGATCTTTCGTGGCCAGCCAGGTGAAAAATTAATGCCGATGAGGAAAGTTGTCGCCTCGAGCGTATCGCCGTCGGCCACCAGTCCCAATAGTGTGGGCGTCGTTATCGACCGTTCGCTTGAATTGTCTTTTCCCGACGGTATCTACTCGTTTCGATTGACTCGCGGCCCGGAGTACCGAGTTATTCGAGGAAATTTTGAATTGGAACGCGAGAGTTTTGACGACCACCATGTCGTACTACCTCGAATGATTGAAATGATCGAGGATGGATGGGTAAGTGGGGATGCCTGTGTATTGCCATCGCCCAACAGTTTGCCTCTGAGGATGGCATCGGAAGATTTGCATGTTGCGGCCGTGATTGGGAGACAAGAGGCCAAGCCGATTCCTGGACGCGATCGAAGGGAGGAGATCGAGCATTCGCCAACATGGATTCGAGACGATGTTGTTTACGATCAAGGTCTGTTGTACTACGGGCTCTCGGAAACCAACGAGCTTGTGAAAACGGAGGAGCTTGTGAAAACGGAGGGGCCCGCGGAAACGGAGGGGCTTGTGAAAATGGAGGGGCTCGCGTCCTCGCGACTAGCCAATTTGCCTCGTCAGAGCGAACGCGTTCGCGTTGCCATCGAGAACCCTTTTGCTTGGCCGTTGCCGGTTTGGATCGCCAGTGAACGGATTGATGGGATTTTTTTACTGGGTGATTGGCTGCAGCCGGATCGAAAGCGGATCTCGGTAGAAGAGGGACGCAATCCGGAGGAACCGCGGACGAAGGATCCAGCGGAATTGGGACGTTTTGCAACGCAGATCTATTTCAAATTGCTGGAAGCTGGAATTCGCTTGGTGCCCTTAGCCGGCAGCGGCAATCAGGGAAAAGCGACCTGCGTCGGCTACAACCGGCTCTACGTCAACAACGAAGACACTACCTACACCTACCAAGCATCCGAAGAAAATGGCCTGGCAACGAGAATGGAAACCGCGGAGAGTTGGTGGGATGCGGCTTGGAAAGGAAAGAGTGTTGTGACGAACGGCCCCATGTTGAAGCCTCGCTTAGAAGGCCAAGTTCCTGGTCATGTTTTCTCAGCACGTTCAGGCGATGCGGTCCGTTTACAACCAGAGCTTCAGTTGTCGACGCGTGACCCTGTCGATTATCTCGATGTCGTTTGCAATAACCAAATTCATTACAGCGCTCGGCTCGATGAATTTGCTAAAGCGGGCGGCATTATCCCGCCCTTGGAACTGACCGAAAGTAGTTGGGTGGTGTACCGCGTTGTCACGCTTTACGAAGATCATTACCGCGCGGCATTGAGTGCACCTTGGTTTATCGAATTTGATGGAAAGCCGAGGAAAACAAGCCAAGCCGCAAAGTATTTTCGTGATTGGTTGTCCGAGTACGAGGCCATTTTGATGAAATTACCGCCTCAGGAGCTGGCCAAACACGTGCCTTACATTCGCTCCGCCCGAGCGTTTTGGGATGCTCGGATTTCTGATAGTGACGGCAATGAATAGCTAAACCACGCGGCCCTGCGGACTGGCGGTTTATTGGACAACCGAATGCTGTGCGACAAGCATGCATTCGATTCCGATGCCTCCGCCAGCAAGGATTTCTTGCCAAATCGCTTGAATGGAATCGCAGAGTCCGTTATCTTGGCTTTAAGTGTCGCGAAACTTCCCTTGTGGCCAGGGGACGCGATTGTGGCTGGATCACGCTACAATGAACGCTGACTGGCAATTGCCAACACGCCGCAATCAAAACGGGTTATACTAACGTTGGGCTGTTTTCTCAGGACGCTTACGATATGATTCGCAAGACCCGTAAAACGAGGTAAGCCATGGGCGCTTCATGGTACTACATGACAACGAGCTGGATTCGGAAGACCCGAAAGGTCGGTCCGATTTCAGAGAGTGATCTATTGATGCGGATCGATCAGGGTAAGATATCACCCGAGACATTGTTGCAAAGCTCGAAGACTCGCGGCAAGTGGGTTCCAATGAACGCCATCGGGCCGGCGATCAAGCATTGGAAAAAATCGCATCCAGAACAAGTTGAAGAGTAACCGCCGATTACAGCAACGACTGCACGCAAGACGGTTTCGGATTATGCGGCGATCGCGGTATCGCCACTGTTGATCTTTTTAATGATTAGCAGTTTGGCAAACTTCTTAATGCTAATCCTCTATCATGGCAGCTATCCCGAGCGCACCGCTTGGACTCTTTTGATGTTCACCATGGGCGCGGTCGCTACCGCTCGCATTGCAATCGAGAATAACCGCAGCTACGCACTTGGGTATCTGTTCGTTCTCGGTGCGGTCAGCTTCTTCGCCATGTGGCGTTTGGTTCAATCGCCTGTCTTTAGCTTGTTTATCCTCTCCTTGATCGGCTATCTAGCCGATCGCATCGTTCACGATTGCACGCTGATTGATGAATCGGTTGACGCCAGCGGTCAAGGGTTGGTCGACAGTGGCCGCTTGTTTGCACGAGCCAAAATACAAGAACATCGACAATCGATCGCTAGCGGCGACAAAAAAGGGTCACCCTTGGCAACACCGAACACCGCCAAACGGAATATGGCGCAAAAGAAGACACATCAGCCGGGCAGAACGGTGATGTTCTTAGCGCTCGCCGCCGTTCCGCTATTCGGCTTTGGGCAGTTCTTGATACCGAGTGATCCAGCCACTCATGCCCGTTCGTTGTGGTTGTTGGCGGTCTACTTGTTTGCCAGTCTATCGTTGTTGGTGGCGACCAGCTTTCTCGGGCTGCGTCGGTACTTGAGACAACGAGACGCCGAGATGCCCAATAACGTCTCGGTCGCATGGTTGGTGGGTGGTTTGATATTGATCGCATTGATTCTTGGGCTTTCCTACTTCGCACCTCTTCCAGGACAAGCCCTCCTCTCGATGAAAATGCCTGAGTTCTTGAAACCAGATACCGATTTTGAATCGAACCCATTTGGCTGGGGCGACGAGGCAGCAGAAAGGAGCAAGAAGGGGAGTCGGGGAGAAGGGGAGTCGGGGAGAGAGGGAGAAGGGGAGTCGGGGAGAGAGGGAGAGGAGCAGGAGGGAGTCGGTAGTGGTGGAAAAGCAAAGCCAATACCCGATTCTTCTGGGAAGTCCAACGCGTCTGAAAAAAAACAATCATCGGACTCCCGCGAACCAGCTGGTAACGGAAAAACAGAAGCTTCCGATCAAAGCCAATCTGGCAAACCGAGTGAGGGTGGCAAACCCAAATCGGATTCGTCCAATCCGTCCGATCAAAAACAAGCGGGGAAACCAAGCGACGGTGGAAAGCCACAATCGTCCGAGCAGGAGCAGGCCGGTAAAGCGGGCGAGGGAGAAAAGTCAAAATCAAATCAGTCAAATCCATCCGATCAGTCAAATCCGTCTGATACGAATAAGCCATCGGATACGAAAAAGCCGTCGGATCAACAGCAAGCCAGCGACACGAAAGACGAAGGAAATCAACCGTCTGGGCAAGCGGGGCAGCCTGAGCCGAGGTTTGGGGAAGAGCAGCCGCCTGATAAAGAGTCATCGTCGAATTGGATGAAGTCGATTGGGACAGCGATCGCGCTACTCGGGTCACTTTTACGTTTTCTGTTAATACTGGGGCTTGCTACCATCGTCGCTGCTTTTCTTTGGCTCAATCGGGATGCGATCATGCAATGGTGGTATTCGCTGTGGAACCGTTCGACCGCAGAGGATGATAATTTGGGGGAGGCCGCAAAACCATTGGATTGCGTCGTGCCGCCGCGACCATTTTCTTCGTTTCGAAATCCGATTGGAAGGGAGAACGATCCACGGAAAGTGATTGTCATCACCTTTCAAGCTCTGGAAGCTTGGGCTCGTGAGCAAAACGTCGATCGCAGAAAAGATGAAACACCGAACGAGTTTTTGAAGCGGATGGCGGCCCAGAACCCGCGCATCGCTACGGCTGCACTTCAGGTGGTCGATGGTTACAATCGTGTCGTTTATGGTAATAGCGTCGCAAGCAAAAAAGACATTGCGGCTGCAAAAGACGTTTGGCAAACGATGAGCCAACCCAATGTTTAATCTCGCCCTTGAAACGATTGGTGATTGGTCGCCGAAGCGATCGCGATCTCGGCAACTGGTGGTGCTGTGGACTTTCTGCTTAGCCGCGACGATTGTGCTATTAGGGTTGTACTTTGCCGTTCAGCGATCGATGCAGCAAATGGCTCGCTCCACCCTTGAGACCATTCTTGACGCAAACATTCGAGCCCACCAAGCCTACCTTTACGAGCGAGAAAGCAAGGGTGGGGAACTTCTGCGCGATCCGCAACTTCGCTCTCTCGCCGTAACGCTGCTTTCCCGCTATGGCCGATCGACGGCATTGTCGGACTCCGCTCTAAAGGATGACACGGACTTTCATCTGCTCCGCGATCGAATCGCCAACGCCGTCAAACAAAACGAAACGCATTTTTCGATCGTTCGATGGGGACTTTTTGATATGGGAGGTCGATTGGTCGTTTGTAGTGATCAAAGTTTACAAGGTCTTCCATTCCAACTCCCCGATGAGTCCCTGAGGCGAGTGATCGAACGAAAAGTCACGTTCACTCGGCCATTCCAGCCAAAGACCGATTCAAATTCGAATGAAGAGCTGGGGATGTTTTACACCCCAATCGTGGCTTTGCTCGTTCCGATTTATGAGTCGTCACGTGTCTACGGCAGTTTGGCTTTGATGGAATGGCCCGCTGGGGAATTCGCCGATGAATTCGCCGAGGGATTGGGGTGCATGGAAATGGCTAATGAAGCGCACGATTCAACAAGCCATTTGTGTCAGAGCGAAACCTACTCGTTTGATCGTAGGGGGTTCATGCTAAGCCGAAGCCGATATGAGCCCCAACTTCGCGAGCTGGGATTGATGGGATCGGATCCTTCGTCAACACCGATCTTGCAGGTTCGCATCGTCGATCCTGGTAGGGAACTTCGCAAGTCCGAAGCTCCGTTGCCGCCGCTGACATCGTGTCCACTCACCAAAATGGCTGATCATGCGACTCGCGGTGCGACGGGGAATAACGTAGCGGGCTATCGTGATTTTCGAGGCGTTTGGGTCGTTGGAGCATGGAAGTGGATGAGAGAGTGGGGCTTTGGAGTCGCGACCGAGATCGAATATGTCGATGTCTACAAGCCACTCATTTGGATGCGGCGGATCGTTGGCACAATCGTAGGCCTACTAGCGGTTACCGCTGCGACATTGTCAACCATTGTCGTGTTTCCGCAATTGATGTCATCACCCCAGGGAGAAAAGGATTCGGTTCGTCAATTGGGACGCTACCGGCTAAAGCGTTTGATCGGAAGTGGAGCGATGGGATCGGTTTACACCGGTAGCCATGAGCTAATCAAGCGAGACGTTGCCATCAAGGTATTAGAAGCCGACCAATTGACCTCGATTGGTGCGGCTCGATTCGAGCGTGAAGTTCAATTGACAGCGAAACTTCGGCATCCCAACACGATTGCCATTTATGATTATGGACGAACCGAGGAAGGCACATTCTTTTATGTCATGGAGTATCTGAAAGGGATCACATTGCAAGAATTGGTCGACCACTACGGTCGCCAAAGTGCTGATCGAGTCGTCTATCTAATGTTGCAAGTGTGTGGATCGCTTCGTGAAGCCCACGCGTGTGGTATCGTCCATCGTGATATCAAGCCCGCCAACATTTTTTTGACCGCGCAGGCGGGGGTTTACGACTTCGTGAAAATGCTCGATTTTGGATTGGTCAAAGAGACGTCAAGAGACAACGTGGAATTGACACAAATCGATTCGATCACTGGCACGCCAATGTACATGTCCCCCGAATCGGTGCGTGATGCATCGACAGCCGATGCTCGTAGCGACCTGTACTCGGTGGCCGCGGTGGGCTATCTATTGCTTACGGGGGTTCCCATTTTTGACAGCGGTCCGAGTGTGGACATCTGTTTGAAACAACTCAACGAATTGCCGCTGCGTCCCTCCGAACGGATTCAATTGGAAATCCCCGACGATTTGCAAGATATCTTGATGCAATGTTTAGCCAAAGATGCCCAGAAACGCCCCGCTTCGATCGATGAATTGGCGACCGCACTTAGCCACTGCCGCGACCACGGCGGCTGGTCATCCGAGGACGCTCGCCGATGGTGGTCCGATATCGCCGTCACGGCTGATCAAAGCTAAAACGCCATCACTCCTTATCGATGGGCCATCCGCCGCCGCTTGATGCGTGATAATTGTCGTCCTGGGTTGCTCAGGGCGTACAATGATCAAACCAATATCGCAAATTCCTCCTCCACTCACTTGACGCCTAGAACCTTTCAACCGATTGCTTTTTGAAGAATGATTGTAAAACACGAGGATAAATTGAGGAACGAGATTTCGTTTCTCGGTACGATGTTAGGTGAAACGATTCGCCAAATTGCGGGCGATAAGGCGCTCGAGGAACTTGAAAAGCTACGACGCTTATCGTGGAATCGACGCAGCGGTGGATCAGACGCCGAACAATGGATGGCCGATGCGATCGCTTCGCTCGATAATGACATGCTTCGGGTCATCATTCGCGGGTTTAGCGTGTTTCTCGATCTGTTAAATCTTTGTGAAGATCGGCAGCGAGTCCGAGTGCTCCGCCAACGCGTTCGAGACACGTACCCGGATCCTCAGAGCGAGACGATCCGCCAGGCGGTGCTACAGCTAAAAGCGGCTGGGACGACACCAGACCGAATGCAATCGCTGGTCGACCATTTGAAAGTGGAATTGGTTTTTACCGCTCACCCGACGGAAGCGAAACGCAGAAGCATTCGCGACAAATTGCGGCGGATGCGTGAATTGTTGGGCGAGTACGATAACGCTCAACTGCCGCCTGAGAAATTGCAAACCGAGAGACAATTGCGAGGCGAGATCGCAAAGCTTTGGCAGACCGATTTTATTCGTCCATGGCGTCCGTCGGTAATGCAAGAAGTTGGGCGAGGCTTATCATTCAAACCGGTTCTATGGCAACAGGTGCCAAAGATCTTTCACGAGTTTCGCAAAGCGCTTGCCTTTAGTTTCGCGGAC harbors:
- the rpmI gene encoding 50S ribosomal protein L35 yields the protein MGTKVKTHKGTKKRFRLSATGKAMHRQSGTSHLAKGLSKKRRRNLRGTTALHESMESTIQAALNGYSN
- the pyrF gene encoding orotidine-5'-phosphate decarboxylase, with translation MPFADRLADAVRRTHSVTCVGLDPRLDQLPESLQKLADSGAADAQAAAYSQFCCEIIDVVKDRVACVKPQAAFFEQLGPAGMVALGEVFRYASAAGLLVIGDAKRNDIGSTATAYAQAYLGAGETSPWGCDSLTVSPYLGRDSLEPFVEVCDRRAAGIFVLVKTSNPGGGLLQDRATDGQTVYERVAQLVTELNQDRIGQSGYGPVGAVVGATYPEQLAAMRKAMPHSWILIPGFGAQGGSAKDVLAGFDSDGSGAIVNNSRNLIFAHRRAPYAEKYGDRRWQDAVSEATDEMNEVLRQRFSR
- a CDS encoding DUF4339 domain-containing protein → MGASWYYMTTSWIRKTRKVGPISESDLLMRIDQGKISPETLLQSSKTRGKWVPMNAIGPAIKHWKKSHPEQVEE
- a CDS encoding DUF4129 domain-containing protein, encoding MISSLANFLMLILYHGSYPERTAWTLLMFTMGAVATARIAIENNRSYALGYLFVLGAVSFFAMWRLVQSPVFSLFILSLIGYLADRIVHDCTLIDESVDASGQGLVDSGRLFARAKIQEHRQSIASGDKKGSPLATPNTAKRNMAQKKTHQPGRTVMFLALAAVPLFGFGQFLIPSDPATHARSLWLLAVYLFASLSLLVATSFLGLRRYLRQRDAEMPNNVSVAWLVGGLILIALILGLSYFAPLPGQALLSMKMPEFLKPDTDFESNPFGWGDEAAERSKKGSRGEGESGREGEGESGREGEEQEGVGSGGKAKPIPDSSGKSNASEKKQSSDSREPAGNGKTEASDQSQSGKPSEGGKPKSDSSNPSDQKQAGKPSDGGKPQSSEQEQAGKAGEGEKSKSNQSNPSDQSNPSDTNKPSDTKKPSDQQQASDTKDEGNQPSGQAGQPEPRFGEEQPPDKESSSNWMKSIGTAIALLGSLLRFLLILGLATIVAAFLWLNRDAIMQWWYSLWNRSTAEDDNLGEAAKPLDCVVPPRPFSSFRNPIGRENDPRKVIVITFQALEAWAREQNVDRRKDETPNEFLKRMAAQNPRIATAALQVVDGYNRVVYGNSVASKKDIAAAKDVWQTMSQPNV
- a CDS encoding serine/threonine-protein kinase, yielding MFNLALETIGDWSPKRSRSRQLVVLWTFCLAATIVLLGLYFAVQRSMQQMARSTLETILDANIRAHQAYLYERESKGGELLRDPQLRSLAVTLLSRYGRSTALSDSALKDDTDFHLLRDRIANAVKQNETHFSIVRWGLFDMGGRLVVCSDQSLQGLPFQLPDESLRRVIERKVTFTRPFQPKTDSNSNEELGMFYTPIVALLVPIYESSRVYGSLALMEWPAGEFADEFAEGLGCMEMANEAHDSTSHLCQSETYSFDRRGFMLSRSRYEPQLRELGLMGSDPSSTPILQVRIVDPGRELRKSEAPLPPLTSCPLTKMADHATRGATGNNVAGYRDFRGVWVVGAWKWMREWGFGVATEIEYVDVYKPLIWMRRIVGTIVGLLAVTAATLSTIVVFPQLMSSPQGEKDSVRQLGRYRLKRLIGSGAMGSVYTGSHELIKRDVAIKVLEADQLTSIGAARFEREVQLTAKLRHPNTIAIYDYGRTEEGTFFYVMEYLKGITLQELVDHYGRQSADRVVYLMLQVCGSLREAHACGIVHRDIKPANIFLTAQAGVYDFVKMLDFGLVKETSRDNVELTQIDSITGTPMYMSPESVRDASTADARSDLYSVAAVGYLLLTGVPIFDSGPSVDICLKQLNELPLRPSERIQLEIPDDLQDILMQCLAKDAQKRPASIDELATALSHCRDHGGWSSEDARRWWSDIAVTADQS